From Ascaphus truei isolate aAscTru1 chromosome 17, aAscTru1.hap1, whole genome shotgun sequence, the proteins below share one genomic window:
- the ZMYND10 gene encoding zinc finger MYND domain-containing protein 10, whose amino-acid sequence MEEASGPVLLYGEAEGIVRSLRTLPLRDTGSSGWFKQHEYIEKLNITAILNASAGQEEIIKELLVTHGKIPTIIHELISVEIWKLKVYPVLCQLQDFQPKSTFPLYMVIHHEATIINLLETIFYHKDVCESAEDLALDLVDYCHRKLTTLASRAPSQDRVLTHAASEASSLQELTIQAESLELDIALKCLSVLRYITDNTDSLPLSVTTRLLNTHNLPCLLVELLQHSPWSRRHKGQLQKYESGRWLPVPAEDQLKMTKLDGQAWISLYNLLLRPECNRKYNINSFTKGQLLKLRSFLTDVLVDQLPNLVELQRFLGHLSVSDPEPPKTELILEQVPEVWDSIIRENSGKWKAVAKHQVKHAFSPSEQDLRSQAQRWAETYNIDILESLAPDKPKCSLCGSEAAKRCSRCQNEWYCGRECQVKHWQKHKKTCDLVCEAVKRSPCDGV is encoded by the exons ATGGAGGAGGCGTCGGGACCGGTCCTGCTGTACGGTGAGGCGGAGGGGATAGTGCGAAGCCTGCGGACCTTACCTCTGCGGGACACCGGCTCCAGCGG GTGGTTCAAGCAGCATGAATACATAGAGAAGCTGAACATCACAGCGATCCTCAACGCATCAGCAGGACAGGAGGAAATCATCAAGGAGCTGCTGGTCACCCACGGAAAG ATACCCACTATAATTCATGAGCTGATCAGCGTAGAGATCTGGAAGCTGAAGGTGTACCCTGTGCTATGCCAACTGCAGGACTTTCAGCCCAAGAGCACCTTCCCTCTGTACATGGTG ATACACCATGAAGCCACAATCATTAACCTGCTGGAAACCATCTTCTACCACAAG GATGTCTGCGAGTCTGCTGAGGACCTAGCCCTGGATCTAGTAGATTACTGTCACCGGAAGCTGACCACACTTGCATCGCGGGCACCGAGCCAGGACAGAGTGCTCACCCATGCTGCCAGTGAAGCATCGTCCCTGCAG GAGCTGACAATACAGGCAGAGTCCCTGGAGTTGGACATTGCATTGAAGTGTCTTTCTGTCTTGCGTTACATCACTGACAACACGGACAG CCTGCCCCTCAGTGTGACCACCCGGCTACTGAACACCCACAACCTGCCCTGCCTGCTGGTGGAACTGCTGCAGCACAGCCCCTGGAGCCGGCGGCACAAAG GCCAACTGCAGAAGTACGAGAGTGGCCGCTGGCTCCCGGTGCCGGCCGAGGACCAGCTGAAAATGACCAAACTGGACGGCCAGGCGTGGATCTCTCTGTACAACCTCCTGCTGAGGCCTGAGTGCAACCGCAAATACAACATCAACAGCTTCACCAAAGGGCAACTCCTCAAG CTTCGCTCCTTTCTGACCGACGTCCTCGTGGACCAGCTGCCAAATCTGGTGGAACTGCAGCGTTTCCTGGGTCACCTGTCTGTGAGTGATCCGGAGCCCCCCAAGACAGAGCTCATCCTGGAGCAG GTACCGGAGGTTTGGGACTCCATTATCAGAGAGAATTCTGGGAAATGGAAAGCAGTGGCCAAGCACCAAGTGAAACATGCCTTCTCCCCCAGCGAGCAGGACCTGCGCTCTCAGGCTCAGAG GTGGGCCGAGACCTACAACATCGATATCCTGGAGAGTCTGGCGCCCGACAAACCCAAGTGCAGCTTGTGTGGGTCAGAAGCTGCAAAGCGCTGCTCCCGGTGTCAGAACGAGTGGTACTGTGGGAG GGAGTGCCAGGTGAAGCACTGGCAGAAGCACAAGAAGACCTGTGACCTGGTGTGTGAGGCCGTGAAGAGGAGCCCGTGTGATGGGGTCTGA